From Camelina sativa cultivar DH55 chromosome 7, Cs, whole genome shotgun sequence, one genomic window encodes:
- the LOC104703039 gene encoding ribonuclease H2 subunit A, giving the protein MGSDCLTPEWASQPCLIGIDEAGRGPVLGPMVYGCMYCPVSYQSSLASLHFADSKTLKEEKREELYENLKLDNSLGWAVDVIDPRELSAKMLAKNKTNLNEISHNSAMGLIKRVLDMGVFLTEAYLDTVGDPEKYRIKLSERFPSIKFVVSKKADSLFPIVSGASIVAKVTRDRALREWLVEETGENINRNFGSGYPGDPETKAWLVQHKHSVFGFPSLVRFSWGTCTAHLKGEVEVAWEADETEESGNGSSSKRQAKLSSFGFKTCESRSEEIESSGKGRCKFFQARKIQQLTQF; this is encoded by the exons ATGGGATCGGATTGTTTGACACCAGAATGGGCTTCTCAGCCTTGTCTCATTGGGATTGACGAAGCCGGAAGGGGTCCTGTTCTAG GTCCCATGGTGTATGGGTGTATGTATTGTCCTGTTTCCTACCAGTCTTCTCTGGCTTCTCTCCATTTTGCAG ATTCAAAGACTCTgaaagaggagaaaagagaagaattaTATGAAAACTTAAAGCTTGACAATTCTCTTGGATGGGCTGTTGATGTCATTGATCCCAGGGAACTCTCAGCTAAGATGCTCGCAAA AAATAAGACTAATTTAAATGAGATTTCACATAACTCTGCGATGGGTCTTATCAAAAGGGTACTGGACATGGGAGTTTTTCTAACAGAG GCATATCTGGATACTGTGGGAGATCCCGAGAAATACAGAATAAAATTGTCGGAGAGATTTCCGTCAATCAAGTTTGTCGTTTCAAAGAAAGCTGACAGTCTATTCCCTATCGTTAGTGGGGCAAGTATTGTGGCTAAG GTGACAAGAGACAGAGCGTTGAGAGAATGGTTGGTAGAGGAAACCGGAGAAAATATTAACAGAAACTTTGGTTCTGGATATCCTGGAG ATCCTGAGACAAAGGCATGGTTAGTGCAACACAAACATTCTGTGTTTGGATTCCCATCGCTGGTCCGCTTCAGTTGGGGAACTTGCACTGCACATTTGAAGGGCGAGGTTGAAGTTGcatg GGAAGCAGATGAAACTGAAGAGAGTGGTAATGGAAGTAGCAGCAAACGACAAGCGAAACTAAGCAGTTTTGGGTTCAAAACATGCGAGAGTAGGAGCGAAGAAATCGAGTCGAGTGGAAAAGGGCGCTGCAAATTTTTCCAAGCTCGCAAAATCCAACAACTCACTCAGTTTTAA
- the LOC104703041 gene encoding stromal cell-derived factor 2-like protein: MALGFFCLAIFLYLSLDPDSGYTSASAAASGKEGVEITYGSAIKLMHEKTKFRLHSHDVPYGSGSGQQSVTGFPGVVDSNSYWIVKPVPGTTEKQGDAVKTGATIRLQHMKTRKWLHSHLHASPISGNLEVSCFGDDTNSDTGDHWKLIIEGNGKTWKQDQRVRLQHIDTSGYLHSHDKKYQRIAGGQQEVCGIREKRADNVWLAAEGVYLPVNESSK; encoded by the exons ATGGCTTTAGGATTCTTCTGCCTCGCTATCTTCCTTTACCTAAGTCTCGATCCTGATTCTGGTTACACGTCTGCTTCTGCCGCCGCTTCTGGTAAAGAAGGTGTTGAG ATTACTTATGGAAGTGCGATCAAACTGATGCACGAGAAGACTAAATTTAGACTGCATTCTCACGATGTGCCGTATGGATCTGGAAGTGGTCAGCAATCAGTTACTGGTTTTCCTGGCGTTGTTGATTCCAACAGCTATTGG ATTGTTAAACCAGTGCCTGGGACTACAGAAAAACAAGGTGATGCTGTCAAGACTGGGGCAACCATTAGATTGCAGCACATGAAGACCAGAAAATGGCTCCACAGTCACCTCCATGCATCCCCAATCTCAGGGAACTTAGAG GTTAGCTGTTTTGGAGATGATACAAATTCCGATACAGGGGATCACTGGAA GCTTATAATCGAAGGAAACGGGAAGACATGGAAACAGGACCAAAGAGTCCGTCTTCAACACATAGACACTAGTGGCTACCTTCATAGCCATGACAAGAAGTACCAACGTATAGCCGGTGGTCAGCAAGAG GTCTGCGGAATTCGGGAGAAGCGGGCAGATAACGTGTGGTTGGCAGCAGAAGGAGTCTACCTTCCTGTTAACGAGAGCAGCAAGTAA
- the LOC104703042 gene encoding uncharacterized protein LOC104703042, with amino-acid sequence MTRKEKDQGKQKNDCEEMHEKRKTELEWKLDDCAQPLGDVSKITGERQKKKNHFKAFKFHDKNYKLEDSVLLVSEDPDRKPYIAIIKDIYIPNKEKYVKLEVQWFYRPEDVDKKSIGNWESKGTRSIFYSFHRDEVFAESVEHKCIVYFVPENKQIPNRREHPGFIVQEVYDIVKKKLRKLSDDDFDVHQKQEIDHLVAETVLRVGAVPDIGEENQTTKTSSCKGSVRKKYIRKAERTSHKTRLKSKSILEDFELLTGNLDRDKTLDELLKAVKHECHTRKKKHDGKSDYYWPDDVVPVVRALEQVLYDSFGEDMSNYKQKLEILTDELKRGFTFDEITADLE; translated from the exons ATGACGCGCAAGGAAAAGGATCAGGGGAAGCAGAAGAATGATTGCGAGGAAATGcatgagaaaaggaaaacagagcTAGAGTGGAAACTTGACGACTGTGCGCAGCCACTCGGCGATGTGAGTAAGATTACTGGcgagagacaaaagaaaaaaaatcatttcaaggCATTCAAGTTTCATGACAAAAATTATAAGCTG GAGGATTCAGTGCTATTGGTTTCAGAGGACCCAGACCGCAAGCCCTATATTGCCATCATAAAg GATATTTAtataccaaacaaagaaaaatatgtgaagCTTGAGGTACAGTGGTTTTATCGTCCAGAAGATGTAGATAAAAAATCTATTGGAAATTGGGAATCCAAAGGTACAAGAAGCATATTCTACAGTTTTCATCGCGATGAAGTATTTGCTGAATCTGTGGAACACAAGTGTATTGTGTATTTCGTGCCAGAGAATAAGCAAATTCCAAACCGTAGAGAGCATCCTGGCTTCATCGTGCAGGAGGTTTAtgatattgtcaaaaaaaagcTAAGGAAGCTTAGTGATGATGACTTTGACGTGCATCAAAAGCAAGAAATTGATCATCTTGTGGCAGAGACGGTTTTAAGAGTTGGTGCTGTTCCTGACATTGGGGAGGAAAACCAAACTACTAAGACTTCAAGTTGTAAAGGATCTGTCCGAAAAAAGTATATCAGAAAAGCTGAGAGAACAAGTCATAAAACCAGACTGAAATCTAAGTCGATCTTGGAGGATTTTGAATTGTTAACTGGTAATTTGGATCGCGACAAGACATTAGATGAGCTTCTGAAAGCAGTTAAGCACGAGTGTcatacaagaaagaagaaacatgatGGTAAATCTGATTATTACTGGCCAGATGATGTTGTTCCGGTTGTTCGAGCTCTTGAGCAGGTTTTGTATGATTCTTTTGGAGAAGATATGTcaaactataaacaaaagttGGAGATTCTGACCGATGAACTCAAG CGTGGTTTCACTTTTGATGAAATAACGGCCGACCTTGAgtaa